Below is a genomic region from Miscanthus floridulus cultivar M001 chromosome 1, ASM1932011v1, whole genome shotgun sequence.
TGGACGGCGCGGGCGTGCTCGGCACCGACGCGAGGGCGAGCTCTACTCGCGCTGTACGCACATGCAAGGCCTTGGCAGAGACGAGCACGACCTCTACTCGAGCTCCAGCCATGGGGGAGGGGCGAGCTCGAACCTAGCGGCCATGGCGAGCGCAGCACGGccgcgggcgagctcggccccggcggccatggcgagcgcAGCACGGTCGGgagcgagctcggccccggcggCCATTGCGAGCTCAGCGACGACGCAGACGGCCCTAGCGAGTTCGGCCCCGGGGCCCATGGTGAGCTCGACGCCGGTGGCCATGGGGAGCTCGTGCCCCGACGCAGACTGCCTCGGCGAGCTCGTCCCCAGCACAGATTGCCCCAGCGAGGTCAGCCCCGGTGTCAAGGCGCGGGCGAGCTCGGTCCTGGCGGACATGACGAGAGTAGCACGGCCGCGGGAGAGCTCGGCCCCGGCTGCCCCGACGAGCTCGTCCCCGGCACATACTGCCCCAGCGAGATCAACCCCAGTGTCCAAGGCGCGGGCGAGCTTGGTCCTAGCGGCCATGGCGAGAGTAGCACGGCCACTAGCGAGCTCAcccccggcggccatggcgagctcagTGTCGACGCAGACGGTCCCAGCGAGTTCGGCCCCcgcggccatggcgagctcgaCACCGGTGGCCATTGGGAGCTCGGCCCCCGTCATGGCGAGCTCGTCCCCAGCACTGTCGCGGGCGAGCTCGGTCctggcggccatggcgagcgcAGCACTGTCGCGGACGAGCTCGGCCCTGGCGGCCATGGGGAGCGACGCAGACTGCCCCGGTGAGCTCGGCCCCAGCTGCCATGGCGAGCTCAGCGTCGGTGGCCATGGGGAGCTCACCCCGGCCATGACGCGGCAGAGGGCAGGGGCAGCCGCGGTCATTTGCCACCACATGCTGCCTCAGATCCCACCTGGACTGACGCACTGGCGTGCCACGAGTGCAAAAGTGACAATTCTGTATCTCTTCTCTTCGTTGCGTGCTAAATTCGTATTGTCAGCCGTTAAAGTAAGATCTCAGGAGGTGCCGACTGTTATAATGGTAAAAGTTAAATCTCTCGTCTGGATCCGGATAGAATTCTCGGATTAAAAAAATCTCGAAGGCATCCAAATGGAAGGGATACTGCTTGGGATAAAAGAAATCCGGAGTCCAGATTTTTACAATCCGTGAATCACCGCACCCCGGATAACACTGGATTCTTCACCTCTTCAAGTTTGAAATGACAGTGTTGCCCCCCGTCTCGCGCATCACCAGACGCTGGCCAAAATCGCGAATCCCCCCTTCATCGCGTCGCTCGCCCGGGCGACTCGCCTCCATGACGCGCTCCACACACGCTCCCGCTGAAGTCGTGCTCCGCTCCCAGCCGTGGCCTTCCCGAATCGTGCGTGCGGAGCCTGGTCGCACCCCTGCCCTCCGCATCGCTGGCCAGCGCCGCCGGCCGATGGACCCTTCATCCTTCACTACCGGAGCCAAACAGCGACGCGGGCTTCACGGGCGGTGCAGGCGAGCACCTCCGCTGCCGGACGGCGACGCGGACGAGCAGGTCACAGTGGCGCGAGGGCGGCTACGCAGGCGAGCTCTTTCTAGCGATGGCAGGGGCGGCTGCGCGGGCCGAGCGCACACACGCGAGCTCCGGATTCCACCTTCGGCGAGCAGCCAACCCTGTCTACAGGGGCTATGGATGAGGGGCATTTTTGGGAGAAAAAGGTTTTAAATACTAGAAACCAACTTCATCATTATCTAAGAGTGTCTCCAATAAGGAGACCTAAACCCAAAATAGGTAGCAAGAGACTCAAAATCAGCCTCCAATATAGTACCTATACGGGagatctattttgggttgtctgagaagtacaacccaaatatgagtatcctctctcctgaaaactcatttgcagaaatgattctcttttgggtcttattgttggagaagataCCGAATAGCTATTGAACCTtttacctgtagcgctacccaaagaacGAATGGGTCTTATATtttaggtgttgttgttggagatagcctaaggATCCAAACATATAGGTTTTTTATTATGTAGAATCCATATTTTAAAATTTTGGATATTGGAATCTGGATTGTAGAATCTCATGGCCTTAAGACGGGGGCCCTCAGAGAGATAGGTGTAATGGACTATGGGAAGAAAATCGAGAAAATTTCCTTGGTTCCTTTGTTGCCAATACGACACTACCCCTCATGGACTGCATAACGTTAGCCCAAGATACCCCTCTTTTGTGTCTAAATAAAAAATTCGCTCGTCCATATACTCGGTCCTATCTACTCACTTGCTCCTATTTGCTCATATGTCACCTCCGGCGCTCGGCCATGGGCCCGCCCAGGCGCGGGGCGCGACTGCCTCTGACCCTGCTAGGCCACTTCACCGCGCGTCGCCGCCATTCCCTGCTGCGCCTCCATCCCCCGCCACGCCATGCCCATCCTTCGCCGCGCCTAGGGGTGCGCTGGCCTAAGCCACCGAGCAAGTGCTCGCGCGGCTCGCGTAGGTGTTCACCTAGGCCGCCAAGCAGGTGCTCACCCTGGGGCACACCGGTGAGATCCATGCGCCGCGGCGGCTTCGAGCTCCACAATTCGTCTAAGCAGCAAGGTAACATTGCGTGCTGAAAActcatgttgcaagagtatgctttaagtgtttcagatgttttatctggatgttgcaattgttttatgtggatgttgcaaaagtagatcgggatgttgcatatgttgcaatggctaaaCATGTATGTTTGCAAGTGTGTTTTCtaaatgtttcaactgtttcatctagatattgtatgttttcatctggatgttgcatatgttgcagtgactatacacgtatgttgcaagtgtatgttctaaaagtttcatctatttcagacgtatgttgcaagtgtttttatctgcatgttgcatatgttgcagtggttatacacatgttgcaaacgtatgtttcaattgtttcacctTTTGTTTCAGTATGTTGCAACAGATGCTTCTCCCCACGCGCTCTAACTCGCGGGCAAGCACGCACTGCACCAGGCGCTCCTGCACCACCAAGCGTGGTCCCCCACGGTGGAGCATGTAGCTGGCTCAACAAATGTGCATGCGTGCTatgctcctccctctctctcacatTGGGGCACACACGTTGTGTTCCCTCTCGATTGGGTATGCGCATTGTGATCCCTCTCTTTCTCGCATGCAGCTGGGGTCTCTCTCGCATTAGGGCACATGCattgtgctctctctctctctctctcatattGGCATACGCGCGCTATGTTCCCTTTCTCTCTCACGTGCAGCTAGGTCGGTAGGAGGAGGCGTGTGTTCCAAAAAAAAGCAAGAGGAGGCGCAGGGTCCATCAGGCACAGCAACATGCGTGGGTCCGTCCGAGCGCTAGCATAGCCGCCAACAGAAACTATAATAATTTCTCCATTGCCATTCAAAATTattcctttcctttgttgccattcATATAGATTTTTCCCTTTATTACTATTCTATTAATTTTAAACTAATGATGTTCAGCTCTTTTGTATAGCCATTGTCTAGCTTATCCAATCTGACGTTAAGTGGTAGTATAAAATCACCACGTGCAAGTCATGATTTGTGACCCAACGGATCGTTGTTCCATCACAGGCTATTGCATCTTTATTGGCTCTTCTCCTATTGTATGGAAGTCCAAGAAGCAAGTAGTTGTATCTCGTTCTAATACAGAGGCAGATCTTCGAGCACTTGCAACTACTACTTCAGAGATTGTATGGCTTCGATGGTTGTTGGCTGATTTTGGTATTTCTTATGATGCCCCCACACCACTTCTCTGTGATAATACAGGAGTCATACAGATTGCTAATGATCTTGTGAAGCATGAACTTACAAAGCATATTGGGGGTGATGCCTTCGTCACTCGTTCTAATTGTCATCAGTAAACCATTAACTCCCCAGTATGTGCCCTCAAAGTTGTAGTTGATAGATTTTTTCACTAAGGCACAAACCAGAGAGCAGCATCGGCTTCACTTACTCAAAACTCAATGCTTCAGATCCTCTAGTTCCACCTTAAATTTGAAGGGGGTGTTAAGTGTATGAAGGCCCATCTACTATAGGCCTATAtggctatggcagaaccacccaaaatagcacgcttacggaggtgctcgtctcccactagacactaagcactgcAAAAATAGGCTACAACGAGCgttatccgtcgggcacaccccaagggagaactcgaaagatccatatttttcccaaggatccaataatgagaatgagttacaatataggtccatttcatacatcagaagttcttaaaaagtacattattacattaccaaatgtcagagtacggaatgataaacaacagaatttaaataaacatctagcaataggaacgaggattccgtctgaggccatcagaagaatcctccacacaaaggtacttctcatgcatcacctgcaacatgggtaaataaaccttgagtacacaatgtactcgcaagacttatccgactagtgagaataattttccgactccaaggaatatgataagctttatggtttactgGTTTCTTTTgggcaaaaagcaatactaatagtgagtccttacttatgttattattattagcCGCATTAAGTTATTAGTTATCTAGTCTATATAAGCatctgttctacttttaagcaagagttgagcaatcagttccatttcttctcctttcaactttcagttcttactgcggtgctaaaccgtagacaagccgtactagaATGCCagcgattcacaaatcaatgcccccaactgggtgccccgaagacacatgcctggtttgtaccccaagcacaagtaggaccaacccatcactctcctgtcctaggtgtctaggtccccgtctaaacttggattccaagcccccactcctgagtcccggactcagtgcggtgcaaggacctccaccatccccgcctccaatcagtcggtccagaaagagctggatctacgacaagagagcaacaagtcttccctacgcccatacccaagtatgtgctcgagacaatagatctgtgacttacctagagccatatgcaacgaccggtccttaatcgatacagatagggaaaaagtgtaaccgagttatgccctgttggccacaggacacaacctcttacacccaccaatacccaaaccatatccttacCCAGTCATCATTTACCTTTACAACATTTtaccatgagtgatcatatttatcacctacttgtgagtaacggtaggttactcacgctaccgatatcctaagcacAGCGGGTACTcgccctgtactagtaggactcataggtagatatatttatgcatgtggttttcataaaatgcctgtaatgtaaatgcacatcatatatatattcagtgatcatttaaaataagggttatgcaccggggcttgccttggacaggcgacaggtcagtaaggtcagcaccaaaaggctttggggctccctcctgcacgaggatctcctcctcgtactccttaatCACTTTGTCGTACTCCTATTCATCGACGGGCACaaagtctaccagctcgtgatctatatgcatgaaatgatggtgcaatgcttagtaatataacaacaacaactcttaaaataaaagtacatctgttTAACTGATAAGCTAGTGCTATCGACCATGGTACTAAGCTATCTATTGTTACTGATAACAAGTTTGAAGTATGCCATTCATTATTATAGAAACtataggtattcttactcctaatgctgatttacacTATATATGATGAAGCAAGGATAATGGCAACTCTATTTATcatcctactctagggctacaaaatgtacagcaagtacataataatctagtgaggctACTGTAAAACTTTCATAGCCATAGCtaacaccaatttaccacaagaattcctacaaatattaatctacttaatactaagctctttagtttgaatttatgaccctaccattgtcatagctaattgtaatctaactacactaacaagtagatagtatttttgtgaacctaacaaaattagtttcactatttttggaccactacacaatttactacaaattatcaaagttcagcttgaaaactaaattgaataagcattaacAATTTCACTAAAAATATGAAACTGGTTTCTATTTCGTGGCCCACGCGAACGACCCGGCCCAACCCCCTATTCCcgcactgaaagctctagtttggttttggttaattgataaaaccctaagtgctaacctagtttatcaaagtgattatgagataggtagcactactccaagtgatgaagcaatgacgaagatcatgacaatggtgatggcatggtgatgatcaaatgcttgaacttggaaaagaagaaagagaaaaataaaaggctcaaggcaaagatataaaatataggagccattttgtttcggtgatcaagacacttagcgagtgtgatcatatttaggatagatagccgtactattaagaggagtgaaactcgtatcgaaatgcggttatcaaagtgccactagatgctctaattcattg
It encodes:
- the LOC136456090 gene encoding uncharacterized protein — protein: MAARAELVRDSAALAMAARTELARDSAGDELAMTGAELPMATGVELAMAAGAELAGTVCVDTELAMAAGGELASGRATLAMAARTKLARALDTGVDLAGAVCAGDELVGAAGAELSRGRATLVMSARTELARALTPGLTSLGQSVLGTSSPRQSASGHELPMATGVELTMGPGAELARAVCVVAELAMAAGAELAPDRAALAMAAGAELARGRAALAMAARFELAPPPWLELE